The following proteins come from a genomic window of Galactobacillus timonensis:
- a CDS encoding DNA methyltransferase: MANMLPEDVSKKINSFFDTVLNVLKKDNRFFAKDGTFLRNAVYEAAMQMDENLIHLLITNPETKARFFKKVDDVFVFDKVGFAWVINNREFLPDSYTRFKNKIGLVDENEEMIATSGKVELVFPYKDCVLEGGQTKEDQKRDEIFYNETLAPDEVDRLLYPKVFTNAKRFSYDGDYDLLGQPTGNNSKVSCVRADRFEDTDNLIIKGNNLFGLASILKRFEGQVNCIYIDPPFNTGNDSFNYNDRFSRSTWLTFMRNRLTIAKQLLRRDGNIFIHIDINQSHYLKVLCDEIFSEDNFVEEIIWAYGSPSGGRAATPKPVNIHDYILHYSKDYPNRKQNRVYVPYTEKYINDWFKYTDEDGRRYQRRQRGKDENGNPIWTKQYLDESKGVPLSTVWTDIQQVYADPRAYKEGNKADVEVIKSFSGGQKPEALIKRIFEMSTDEGDLVLDFHLGTGTTAAVAHKMKRRYIGIEQMQSQIDIIVDRLKKVICGESAGISKAMNWHGGGSFVYCELSQLNQNFVDEIQAANDLNTYKNIYKRMVKSGFISCKVNPSDIEAASADFENLSMENQKRFLMELLDKNMLYVNFCDMEDEDFEISEQDKIFTRSFYREG, encoded by the coding sequence ATGGCGAATATGCTTCCGGAAGATGTATCAAAAAAAATAAATTCTTTTTTTGATACCGTTCTAAATGTGTTAAAGAAGGACAATAGATTTTTTGCAAAGGATGGAACTTTTCTAAGAAATGCCGTTTACGAGGCGGCAATGCAGATGGATGAAAATTTGATCCATCTGCTTATTACTAATCCGGAAACTAAAGCACGCTTTTTCAAAAAGGTTGATGATGTTTTTGTTTTTGATAAGGTTGGCTTTGCATGGGTGATTAATAATCGTGAATTTCTGCCAGATAGTTATACCCGTTTCAAGAATAAAATTGGCCTTGTAGATGAGAACGAAGAAATGATTGCTACTTCTGGTAAGGTGGAACTTGTATTCCCATATAAGGATTGCGTTCTTGAAGGCGGTCAGACAAAGGAAGACCAGAAGCGTGATGAGATTTTTTATAATGAAACACTTGCCCCAGATGAAGTTGATCGGCTTTTGTATCCAAAGGTATTCACGAATGCTAAGAGGTTTTCATATGATGGAGACTATGATTTATTAGGACAGCCTACAGGTAATAACTCTAAAGTATCCTGTGTTAGAGCTGATCGATTTGAGGATACTGACAATCTGATAATTAAAGGAAATAATTTGTTCGGGTTAGCTTCAATATTAAAAAGATTCGAAGGCCAAGTGAATTGTATTTATATTGATCCACCTTTCAATACTGGCAATGATAGTTTCAATTACAATGATAGATTTTCCAGATCCACATGGCTTACGTTTATGCGTAATCGATTGACTATTGCAAAGCAACTATTAAGGAGAGATGGCAATATTTTCATTCATATTGATATAAACCAATCTCATTATTTGAAAGTTTTATGTGATGAAATCTTCTCTGAGGACAATTTTGTTGAAGAAATAATATGGGCATATGGTTCTCCTTCAGGTGGACGGGCCGCAACTCCCAAACCTGTTAATATCCATGACTATATTCTCCATTATTCAAAGGATTACCCTAATCGTAAGCAAAATCGTGTTTATGTTCCCTATACGGAAAAGTATATAAATGATTGGTTTAAATATACAGACGAAGACGGTAGAAGATACCAGCGCAGACAGCGTGGCAAAGACGAAAATGGTAATCCTATTTGGACAAAACAATATTTAGACGAAAGCAAGGGCGTTCCTCTTTCGACTGTTTGGACCGATATCCAACAGGTTTATGCGGATCCGCGGGCCTATAAAGAAGGTAATAAGGCTGATGTTGAGGTTATTAAATCATTCAGCGGTGGGCAAAAACCGGAAGCTCTTATTAAGCGCATTTTTGAGATGTCAACAGATGAAGGAGACCTTGTATTAGATTTTCATTTAGGCACAGGGACTACAGCAGCAGTCGCACATAAAATGAAAAGAAGATACATAGGCATAGAACAAATGCAATCTCAAATTGACATAATAGTAGACCGTTTGAAAAAGGTCATCTGCGGAGAATCGGCTGGCATATCGAAAGCAATGAATTGGCATGGCGGTGGTTCATTTGTGTATTGTGAACTTTCACAACTCAATCAAAATTTTGTTGATGAAATTCAGGCCGCAAATGATTTAAATACTTATAAAAATATTTATAAACGCATGGTCAAAAGCGGTTTTATCAGTTGCAAGGTTAATCCCTCAGATATTGAAGCTGCATCAGCGGATTTTGAAAATCTCTCCATGGAAAACCAGAAACGTTTCTTAATGGAGCTTCTTGATAAAAACATGCTTTACGTAAATTTCTGCGATATGGAAGATGAGGATTTTGAAATTTCTGAGCAGGATAAAATATTCACCAGAAGTTTTTATAGGGAAGGCTAA
- a CDS encoding GIY-YIG nuclease family protein, translating into MTENYKNVIYILTNPALDGFVKIGFASDLRQRIKQLSQASAIPYSFQAYAVYETPAKLTDKALHDMIDSLNPTLRTVEQDDQGKTHKKEFFIMSPEEAFTILEDIAKISGTTERLHRIKPTKEETEETAEATEVKKTAMLKPFTFSACDIPIGAEVVFTRDPSIIGIVVDDKHIKIGNEISSLSAVVMKYTGWKSAQGPAYFTYNGKLLKEIHAEKCGKK; encoded by the coding sequence ATGACTGAAAATTATAAAAACGTTATTTATATTCTCACGAACCCTGCACTTGACGGATTCGTGAAAATTGGCTTTGCCTCAGATCTTCGGCAGAGAATCAAACAGTTGAGTCAGGCTTCAGCTATCCCTTATTCTTTTCAGGCATATGCGGTCTATGAGACACCTGCTAAACTGACCGACAAAGCATTACATGATATGATCGACAGCCTAAATCCTACCCTACGGACGGTTGAACAGGATGATCAGGGCAAAACTCATAAGAAAGAGTTTTTTATCATGTCTCCAGAAGAGGCTTTCACGATTTTGGAAGATATAGCTAAGATTAGCGGAACGACTGAGCGACTGCACCGGATCAAGCCAACAAAAGAAGAAACTGAGGAAACGGCGGAAGCAACAGAAGTAAAAAAAACAGCAATGCTAAAACCATTCACCTTTAGTGCATGTGACATTCCTATTGGAGCGGAGGTGGTTTTTACAAGAGATCCTTCAATAATAGGAATAGTTGTTGATGACAAACATATTAAGATCGGTAACGAGATATCAAGTCTTTCAGCGGTTGTAATGAAATATACAGGATGGAAATCAGCCCAAGGGCCGGCATATTTTACATACAACGGGAAATTATTGAAGGAAATCCATGCTGAAAAGTGTGGCAAGAAATAA
- a CDS encoding recombinase family protein gives MEKYIHCNLTSDRKAGFIVDRKLRIVGYARVSTQRQAVEGFNLDGQIRQIKNYVDIYYENYELTILREDGQSARTMDRPEMSKIIAMIENNEMDVLVIYTYDRLTRRLKDFIDFLDLLSEHGVTLDSMREKFDTSTASGRFMAHMITAMAEWEEDTISERTLRGMREAALKGNYIRGGKAPFGYERDPNDKHALIIDEEKARTVKEIFQTAADNLPLWGLAAIYDAEKRNGYDTWSGERLYKIISNKIYYGVMTLDGVDYPINVPPIISQELYEEANEKRISKNFRSYAYIFKGFMYCSKCGGYLTGSGTYKKSLQKYYRYYRCPKCRGIISEKSILEQVEDPFTQREREIKFSQCYQSAKRANARYAQALERLKVSDLLNLPETYVQEKAAELRIKQADLVREFQLVLNSIKRIHFYNKNSQEMRSFLTENVSVINVDFRTLTPTTNIVWKDDKEIAKQSKPKVKASKNGAKK, from the coding sequence ATGGAAAAATACATTCATTGCAATTTAACGTCAGATAGAAAGGCGGGTTTTATTGTGGATAGAAAGCTAAGAATTGTAGGCTATGCCCGTGTGTCCACCCAGCGGCAAGCGGTAGAAGGATTTAACCTGGATGGACAGATCCGGCAGATCAAGAACTACGTTGATATTTATTATGAAAACTATGAATTAACTATCCTTCGAGAAGATGGACAATCCGCTAGAACCATGGATCGCCCGGAAATGTCAAAAATCATAGCCATGATAGAAAACAATGAAATGGATGTTTTGGTTATTTACACATATGACAGACTAACCAGAAGGTTGAAGGATTTTATTGATTTTCTGGACCTCTTGTCAGAGCATGGAGTGACGCTGGATTCTATGAGAGAAAAGTTTGATACATCAACTGCATCAGGACGATTCATGGCCCATATGATCACGGCAATGGCTGAATGGGAAGAAGATACCATCAGCGAACGGACACTCCGAGGAATGCGAGAAGCTGCATTAAAAGGGAACTATATCCGAGGTGGTAAAGCTCCATTTGGGTATGAGCGTGATCCAAATGATAAACATGCGTTGATTATTGACGAAGAAAAAGCTCGTACTGTAAAGGAGATATTTCAGACTGCTGCGGACAATCTTCCGCTTTGGGGGTTGGCGGCCATCTATGATGCGGAAAAAAGAAATGGGTATGATACTTGGAGCGGAGAAAGACTCTATAAGATTATTTCCAACAAAATTTACTACGGTGTTATGACGCTAGATGGCGTTGACTATCCAATTAACGTTCCTCCTATCATTTCTCAGGAATTGTATGAGGAAGCTAACGAAAAGCGTATTTCAAAGAATTTCCGATCCTATGCTTATATTTTCAAAGGATTCATGTATTGTTCTAAGTGCGGAGGGTATCTTACTGGAAGTGGAACGTATAAGAAATCTTTACAAAAATATTATCGTTACTACAGATGTCCAAAATGCCGGGGCATTATTTCAGAGAAAAGCATATTGGAACAGGTTGAGGATCCTTTTACGCAAAGAGAACGAGAAATAAAATTCTCTCAGTGTTATCAGAGTGCCAAGAGGGCAAACGCCAGATATGCGCAGGCATTGGAACGGTTGAAGGTAAGCGATTTACTAAATCTTCCGGAAACTTATGTTCAAGAAAAGGCGGCAGAGCTTCGCATAAAACAAGCGGACCTGGTGCGTGAATTTCAGCTTGTATTAAATTCTATAAAACGGATTCATTTCTATAATAAGAACTCTCAGGAAATGCGTTCGTTTTTGACCGAGAATGTTTCGGTAATTAATGTAGATTTTAGAACGCTTACTCCCACAACGAATATTGTTTGGAAGGACGATAAAGAAATTGCAAAGCAGAGCAAGCCGAAGGTAAAAGCCAGTAAAAATGGGGCAAAAAAATGA
- the phoU gene encoding phosphate signaling complex protein PhoU, with product MREHFDDQLATLRQSVAHMGSQCELAIHSAVTALMEDNTKLARSVIGLESETRREEREIENLCLKLLLQQQPVASDLRDISAVLKAIYDLERIGIISADIADIVINEHVSTASQIIDIQKMADTTSKMVTNAITALNTKDEDLARKTIAMDDIVDKAFISAKQELISSFTKDTNVEYVLNLLMIAKYFEKIGDHAVNIAAWALFAITGVHTEEGGVN from the coding sequence ATGCGTGAACATTTTGATGATCAGCTGGCAACCCTGCGCCAGTCCGTTGCCCACATGGGAAGCCAGTGCGAACTGGCCATCCACAGCGCCGTCACCGCATTGATGGAAGACAACACAAAGCTTGCCAGAAGCGTTATCGGTCTTGAATCGGAGACACGCCGTGAGGAACGGGAAATTGAAAACCTCTGCCTCAAGCTTCTTCTTCAGCAGCAGCCGGTCGCCAGCGATCTGCGTGACATCAGCGCCGTACTGAAGGCCATCTATGATCTGGAGCGGATCGGCATTATCTCTGCCGACATTGCGGACATCGTCATCAACGAACATGTCTCCACAGCTTCGCAGATCATCGATATCCAGAAGATGGCTGATACGACCTCCAAGATGGTGACCAATGCCATCACCGCCCTCAACACCAAGGATGAAGACCTTGCCAGAAAAACCATCGCCATGGACGATATCGTCGACAAGGCATTCATCAGCGCCAAGCAGGAGCTGATCAGCAGCTTCACCAAGGACACCAACGTTGAATATGTCCTCAACCTCCTCATGATCGCCAAGTACTTCGAAAAGATCGGCGACCATGCCGTAAACATTGCGGCCTGGGCACTGTTTGCAATTACAGGCGTCCATACCGAAGAAGGCGGCGTCAACTGA
- a CDS encoding recombinase family protein — translation MAAKTYYYARVSSASQNLARQIEAFHKDGADDHDIITEKQSGKTMDRPEYKAMKEHMLRPGDTLVVMSLDRLGRNKQAIKDELDYYKKNNIRVRILDLPTSNLKPGQGQEWILDMVNNIIIEVLSSQAEQERETLRKRQAEGIAIAQSEGKYKGRQPCKVDEQLFATLYADFCERKISKAGMAEQLKITRPTLDRILKNRKLMRKDNQGKTEYLPLSD, via the coding sequence ATGGCGGCGAAGACTTACTATTATGCACGTGTGTCTTCTGCGTCTCAGAATCTCGCTCGTCAGATTGAAGCATTCCATAAAGACGGTGCGGATGATCATGATATCATCACAGAAAAGCAATCAGGGAAGACCATGGATCGGCCCGAATACAAAGCCATGAAAGAACATATGCTCCGCCCAGGCGATACTCTTGTTGTCATGTCTCTGGATCGTCTTGGAAGAAACAAACAGGCAATTAAGGACGAGTTGGACTACTACAAGAAGAACAACATCCGGGTGAGGATCCTTGATCTTCCGACTTCAAATTTAAAACCAGGACAGGGCCAGGAATGGATCCTAGACATGGTAAACAACATTATTATTGAGGTACTTTCTTCCCAAGCTGAACAGGAACGGGAGACTTTACGAAAACGACAAGCAGAAGGCATTGCAATCGCTCAAAGCGAAGGAAAATATAAAGGGCGGCAGCCGTGTAAAGTAGATGAACAGCTTTTTGCAACTCTATATGCTGATTTTTGCGAGAGAAAGATATCCAAAGCGGGAATGGCAGAGCAGCTAAAGATTACCCGGCCTACGCTTGACCGCATTTTAAAAAACCGGAAACTGATGAGAAAAGATAATCAGGGCAAAACGGAATATTTACCATTATCCGATTGA
- a CDS encoding DEAD/DEAH box helicase family protein: MTFLYEKMDALREAGASKVIPSYIQQNLNPNFELRPYQKEAFENFVTYFEGSLRQDPSQTLFHMATGSGKTLIMAGLMLYLYKQGYRNFLFFVNLSNIVEKTKVNFLDASSSKYLFNDEIRIDGEKVAVQEVSNFQTADPDKINICFSTTQGLHMDIWLTKENGMSIDDFDNQKVVLISDEAHHLNVDTKKKMSEEESVSYHSWEQTVKNIFYKNSGNVLLEFTATCDLDNPAIRAAYENKIIFNYPLPNFYQDKYSKDILTLRSDLPVMDRALQALVLSQYRLKVFQDHRLSIKPVVLFKAAKIADSREFMSSFIETVSKLSGTKLRELRAATDNPIMQQAFTYFVKNGISADTLAAELRDDFAEQHCVSVNDDKDATEKQILLNSLEDANNPYRAIFEVKKLDEGWDVLNLFDIVRLYETRQSSGRKISPATIAEAQLIGRGARYCPFQIDPEQPKYQRKYDDDITNEMRVCEDLFYHCQNDHRYVTELHQALREIGLDTDRIIQREYVLKDDFKKDQLYKNGIIFTNDREVKSRTEVFGLQPTVRDALYSYTYSPGNSGLDEIMAEGKNENDYYPNNLITTHTTIGEIADINYAIVSKALMKYPVFRFDTLKSYFPNIHSTREFITKDEYLGKVRIDIHCPEKSPSVAIYYQAVFNTLNKISDSISGIEETYFGTKEFKAHRINEVFRNKTVNYTDPHDGGIGVSQNDSSVPKKWKIDLSKEDWFVYTDNYGTSEEKAFVAYFHGYVDELRKVYSKVYLVRNEREFHLYSFNDGERFEPDYVIFLQRAETDGFEQLQIFVEPKGTMLLEKDKWKEDFLLQMEKAAIPVKTFVDNNQYKIWGLHFFNQDQRMKEFDEDIKRLL; the protein is encoded by the coding sequence ATGACATTTTTATATGAAAAGATGGATGCTTTACGTGAAGCGGGGGCTAGTAAAGTAATACCGTCATATATTCAGCAGAACCTGAATCCAAATTTTGAACTTCGTCCATACCAAAAAGAAGCCTTTGAGAATTTTGTTACTTATTTTGAAGGAAGTCTTCGCCAAGATCCATCCCAAACACTATTCCATATGGCCACGGGAAGCGGAAAAACACTTATCATGGCGGGGCTAATGCTTTATTTATACAAGCAAGGATATAGAAATTTTCTATTTTTTGTTAATCTGTCTAATATTGTAGAAAAAACAAAAGTAAATTTTCTTGATGCTTCTTCATCAAAATATCTTTTCAATGACGAAATAAGAATTGACGGTGAAAAAGTTGCTGTTCAAGAGGTGAGTAACTTTCAGACTGCTGATCCAGATAAAATTAATATATGTTTTTCAACTACGCAAGGGCTTCACATGGATATTTGGTTGACAAAAGAAAATGGAATGTCCATTGACGATTTTGACAATCAAAAAGTTGTTCTTATTTCAGATGAAGCACACCACCTGAATGTAGATACAAAAAAGAAGATGTCTGAAGAAGAATCAGTAAGCTATCATTCTTGGGAACAGACAGTAAAGAATATTTTTTATAAAAATTCCGGAAATGTTTTGTTGGAGTTTACAGCAACCTGTGATCTTGATAATCCAGCAATTAGGGCTGCTTATGAGAACAAAATCATTTTCAATTACCCATTACCAAATTTCTACCAGGATAAATATTCAAAGGATATATTGACTCTCCGGTCTGATCTACCTGTTATGGACAGAGCTTTACAGGCGTTGGTCCTTAGTCAATATCGACTTAAAGTATTTCAGGATCACCGCTTATCAATAAAACCTGTTGTGTTATTTAAAGCTGCGAAAATCGCTGATAGTAGGGAGTTTATGTCTTCATTCATTGAGACAGTAAGTAAACTTTCCGGGACAAAGCTGCGAGAACTAAGGGCCGCAACAGATAATCCGATTATGCAACAGGCATTTACTTACTTTGTTAAAAATGGAATTTCTGCGGACACATTAGCAGCGGAATTACGTGATGATTTTGCAGAGCAACATTGTGTATCTGTAAATGATGATAAAGACGCAACAGAAAAACAAATTCTTTTAAACTCTCTGGAAGATGCCAATAATCCTTATAGGGCAATCTTTGAAGTTAAGAAGCTAGATGAAGGCTGGGACGTTTTAAACTTGTTTGATATTGTTCGTTTGTATGAGACACGTCAATCAAGTGGCAGAAAAATTTCACCTGCGACAATTGCAGAGGCACAATTGATTGGCCGTGGGGCAAGATATTGTCCTTTCCAGATTGATCCAGAGCAACCAAAGTACCAAAGAAAATACGATGATGATATCACAAATGAAATGCGTGTTTGCGAGGACCTTTTCTACCACTGTCAAAACGACCATCGTTATGTGACAGAACTTCACCAAGCTTTACGTGAGATTGGACTCGATACTGATAGGATCATCCAAAGAGAATACGTGCTTAAAGACGATTTTAAAAAGGATCAGTTATACAAAAATGGAATCATCTTTACAAATGATCGTGAAGTGAAAAGTCGCACAGAGGTTTTTGGCCTTCAGCCGACTGTCCGTGATGCCCTTTACAGCTATACATATTCACCTGGAAATTCCGGGTTAGATGAAATCATGGCTGAAGGTAAAAATGAAAACGACTATTACCCGAATAATTTAATTACCACACATACTACTATTGGTGAAATTGCTGATATTAACTATGCCATTGTTAGTAAAGCACTTATGAAATATCCGGTTTTTAGATTTGACACGTTGAAGTCATATTTTCCAAATATCCACTCTACGAGAGAGTTTATTACAAAGGATGAGTATCTTGGAAAAGTTAGAATTGATATTCATTGCCCCGAAAAGAGTCCGTCAGTGGCTATTTATTATCAGGCAGTCTTCAATACACTCAATAAAATAAGCGATTCAATTTCTGGCATAGAAGAAACTTATTTTGGAACAAAGGAATTTAAAGCACACCGAATCAACGAGGTGTTCCGCAATAAGACAGTTAACTATACCGATCCACATGATGGTGGGATAGGTGTTTCTCAAAATGATTCATCTGTACCTAAAAAATGGAAAATTGATCTTTCTAAAGAAGATTGGTTTGTCTACACAGATAATTATGGTACTTCGGAGGAAAAAGCTTTTGTTGCATACTTTCATGGGTATGTAGATGAACTTCGAAAAGTTTACAGCAAAGTATATTTGGTAAGAAATGAACGGGAATTCCATCTTTATTCTTTTAATGATGGTGAACGTTTTGAACCGGACTATGTAATTTTTCTTCAGCGGGCAGAAACAGACGGTTTTGAGCAACTACAAATATTTGTAGAGCCAAAAGGAACAATGCTGCTTGAAAAAGATAAATGGAAAGAAGATTTTTTGTTACAGATGGAGAAAGCAGCTATTCCTGTAAAAACGTTTGTTGATAACAACCAATATAAAATTTGGGGACTTCATTTCTTTAATCAGGACCAAAGAATGAAAGAGTTTGATGAAGATATAAAGCGATTACTCTGA
- the gdhA gene encoding NADP-specific glutamate dehydrogenase, with protein MSDYTDRVISALKAKNASEPEFLQAVEEVFTSLEPVIEAHPEYEKAALLERMSEPERVIEFRVTWVDDEGKVQVNRGYRVQFNGALGPYKGGLRFHKDVTLGMLKFLGFEQVFKNSLTGLPIGGGKGGSDFDPHGKSDGEIMRFCQSFMTELQRHIGPSVDVPAGDIGVGGREIGYLFGQYRRIRDSWDNGVLTGKGLSYGGSLIRPEATGYGVLYYAQRVLEHHNDTFQGKTIVVSGYGNVAWGVCKKAAELGARVVTISGHNGYVYDPDGINTEEKINYLLEMRASRNANIKMYADRFHCEFHENEKPWSVKGDIVIPCATQNEVDLNDAETIVSNGTKYYFEGANMPASHEAHVYMQSHGVVVGPAKAANAGGVAVSALEMSQNSERLAWTAEEVDARLKAIMRNIVDASYDAAKRYGDGEDLVAGANIAGFEKVADAMMAQGLF; from the coding sequence ATGTCAGATTATACAGATCGCGTCATTTCCGCCTTAAAGGCAAAAAACGCTTCGGAGCCCGAATTTCTGCAGGCTGTCGAAGAAGTGTTCACGAGTCTTGAACCCGTCATCGAAGCACATCCGGAATATGAAAAAGCCGCCCTTCTGGAGCGGATGAGTGAGCCGGAGCGTGTCATTGAATTCCGTGTCACCTGGGTCGATGACGAAGGAAAGGTTCAGGTCAACCGCGGCTACCGTGTTCAGTTCAACGGCGCCCTTGGGCCTTACAAGGGAGGCCTTCGCTTCCATAAGGATGTAACGCTCGGCATGCTCAAGTTCCTCGGCTTTGAACAGGTATTCAAGAACAGTCTGACCGGCCTTCCGATCGGCGGCGGCAAGGGAGGCAGCGATTTCGATCCTCATGGGAAAAGCGACGGTGAGATCATGCGTTTCTGCCAGTCTTTCATGACTGAACTGCAGCGCCACATCGGTCCGTCCGTTGACGTTCCGGCCGGTGATATCGGAGTTGGCGGCCGTGAGATCGGCTACCTCTTCGGACAGTATCGCCGCATTCGTGATTCCTGGGACAATGGCGTTCTGACCGGCAAGGGCCTGAGCTATGGCGGCTCCCTGATCCGTCCGGAAGCCACCGGCTATGGCGTCCTCTATTATGCGCAGCGTGTTCTGGAACATCACAATGACACCTTCCAGGGCAAGACCATCGTCGTCTCCGGCTACGGCAACGTTGCCTGGGGCGTGTGCAAGAAGGCTGCCGAACTGGGAGCCAGAGTCGTAACCATCTCCGGCCACAACGGCTATGTCTATGACCCGGATGGAATCAATACCGAAGAAAAGATCAATTATCTCCTCGAGATGCGTGCTTCCCGCAATGCCAACATCAAGATGTACGCCGACCGCTTCCATTGCGAGTTCCACGAAAATGAAAAGCCGTGGAGCGTCAAGGGCGATATCGTCATTCCGTGCGCAACCCAGAATGAAGTCGACCTCAACGACGCGGAAACCATCGTATCCAACGGAACGAAGTACTACTTCGAAGGTGCCAACATGCCGGCCAGCCATGAGGCGCATGTATACATGCAGTCGCACGGTGTCGTGGTAGGACCGGCAAAGGCCGCCAACGCAGGCGGTGTTGCGGTTTCGGCACTGGAAATGAGCCAGAACAGCGAACGCCTCGCTTGGACAGCGGAAGAAGTCGATGCCCGTCTCAAGGCGATCATGCGCAACATCGTAGACGCATCCTATGATGCCGCTAAGAGATACGGAGATGGCGAAGATCTCGTCGCCGGAGCCAACATTGCAGGCTTCGAAAAGGTCGCTGATGCCATGATGGCACAGGGTCTGTTCTAA